Proteins encoded together in one Planctopirus ephydatiae window:
- a CDS encoding FliH/SctL family protein, translating into MLTGSRVLKAGMAPGSQGPVVFNYDDLQAQGESYLARVREQAAKLIDDARKQADELVKNAHSKAEQAGYQAGQAMALREMDQRLQTNVDHQVKERIGQLLPALEQLSRQIEQLKADWIARWETLAVELSLAIAERLMGQKIAADPEAVKPMIQSALELASREEIVLAIHPTDWEVLGHDEGLRLLASMAGCGEVSIQHDASLSRGSCIVSTRHGEIDARLETMLDRMTSELLGTAHRLLPHQQAACSTSISGNSP; encoded by the coding sequence ATGTTGACGGGTTCTCGAGTTCTGAAAGCTGGCATGGCTCCTGGCAGCCAAGGCCCCGTCGTCTTCAATTACGACGACCTTCAGGCTCAAGGTGAGAGCTATCTGGCCCGTGTGCGGGAACAAGCGGCCAAGTTGATTGATGATGCCCGAAAGCAGGCGGATGAGCTGGTGAAAAACGCCCACTCGAAGGCAGAACAAGCCGGCTATCAGGCTGGCCAGGCAATGGCATTGCGCGAGATGGATCAGCGGCTGCAGACGAACGTCGACCATCAGGTGAAGGAGCGAATTGGTCAATTGCTGCCTGCCCTGGAGCAGCTTTCTCGACAGATTGAACAACTCAAAGCCGACTGGATTGCTCGCTGGGAGACTTTGGCAGTTGAGCTTTCGCTCGCGATTGCCGAGCGACTGATGGGACAGAAAATTGCGGCCGACCCGGAAGCGGTGAAGCCCATGATTCAGAGCGCGCTCGAACTGGCCTCGCGAGAAGAGATTGTCCTGGCAATTCATCCCACCGATTGGGAAGTCCTGGGGCACGACGAGGGGCTGCGCCTGCTGGCTTCAATGGCTGGTTGCGGTGAGGTTTCGATTCAACACGATGCGTCGCTTTCACGCGGCAGTTGCATCGTTTCGACCCGGCATGGCGAAATCGACGCCCGTCTGGAAACCATGCTCGACCGCATGACGAGTGAACTTTTGGGTACAGCCCATCGACTGCTCCCGCACCAGCAGGCCGCCTGCAGCACATCGATTTCGGGAAACTCGCCATGA
- a CDS encoding FliI/YscN family ATPase, with amino-acid sequence MTTLVEHARQVLPLGLTGRIDRVVGLTAAVVGFPAPLGSRCTIDRDHGLPIEADVVGFRGDETLLMPLGELTGVRRGARVRLVESVPCVNVGAGLLGRIIGSRGEFLDEGPKPLLAHRADLHGKPPGPLERPRIAKIWQTGVRAIDGLLTLGEGQRMGIFAGSGVGKSTLLGQIARHSSADINVVALIGERGREVREFLDRDLGPEGLKRSVVIVATGDEPAILRLRAAWMATAIAEHFRDLGQHVVLMMDSVTRFALAQREIGLAAGEPPATRGYPPSVFALLPRLLERSGCSPAGSITGLYTVLVDGDDTNEPISDSVRGILDGHIVLSRKLAQQGQFPAIDVLQSISRSMNDITTTEHRQWALTVRQLLSSYQQNEDLISIGAYQNGSNALIDSAIQARPQILGYLGQKPQEQTTFPESLSMLERLARLKDLLARKPAPT; translated from the coding sequence ATGACCACACTTGTCGAACATGCCCGACAGGTACTCCCTTTGGGCCTGACTGGTCGCATTGACCGGGTCGTGGGGCTCACAGCTGCCGTAGTCGGTTTTCCGGCTCCATTGGGATCACGCTGTACGATTGATCGCGATCATGGATTGCCGATTGAAGCCGATGTTGTGGGCTTTCGTGGAGATGAAACATTACTCATGCCATTAGGAGAACTCACTGGTGTTCGCCGGGGTGCGCGAGTGCGGCTGGTGGAATCCGTGCCTTGTGTCAATGTGGGGGCTGGGCTGCTGGGGCGCATTATTGGCAGCCGGGGAGAATTCCTCGACGAAGGCCCGAAGCCACTTCTGGCTCATCGAGCTGATCTGCATGGCAAGCCTCCGGGGCCTCTCGAACGACCACGTATTGCCAAAATCTGGCAGACTGGAGTCAGGGCGATTGATGGCCTGCTGACGTTGGGCGAGGGCCAGCGGATGGGGATCTTTGCTGGCAGTGGTGTCGGCAAAAGTACGCTGCTGGGTCAGATCGCCAGGCATAGTTCAGCGGATATCAACGTCGTCGCACTGATTGGTGAACGAGGCCGTGAAGTGCGTGAGTTTCTCGATCGCGACCTGGGGCCGGAAGGACTGAAACGAAGTGTGGTAATTGTGGCCACAGGTGATGAACCGGCCATTTTGCGACTACGGGCCGCGTGGATGGCGACCGCGATTGCCGAACATTTCCGCGATCTGGGCCAGCATGTCGTGTTGATGATGGATAGTGTGACCCGTTTTGCGCTGGCTCAGCGTGAGATCGGCCTGGCGGCGGGCGAACCCCCCGCAACGCGTGGCTATCCACCCAGTGTGTTCGCCTTGTTGCCTCGCTTACTCGAACGCAGTGGCTGCTCGCCAGCAGGAAGTATTACCGGGTTGTATACCGTGCTTGTCGATGGTGACGACACGAACGAACCCATTTCGGATTCCGTCCGTGGGATTCTGGACGGGCATATTGTGCTCTCGCGAAAGCTGGCTCAACAGGGGCAGTTCCCGGCGATTGATGTCCTGCAGAGTATTTCGCGATCGATGAACGACATTACGACGACTGAACATCGCCAGTGGGCCCTGACTGTTCGTCAACTGCTGTCATCCTACCAGCAGAACGAAGATCTCATCTCAATTGGCGCCTATCAGAATGGATCGAACGCTCTCATTGATTCGGCGATTCAGGCAAGGCCGCAGATTCTTGGATATCTGGGACAGAAACCTCAGGAACAGACCACTTTCCCGGAAAGCCTCTCGATGCTCGAACGACTGGCCCGATTAAAAGATCTCCTGGCCCGCAAACCGGCACCAACCTAA